The Mesorhizobium sp. INR15 region GTCAAGCACGATTGCCATCAGCGCCGAAGTATCGACTGCGATCATCCGGGCAGGCCGTCGTCACCATAGAGGAAGTCCTGGCTGCGCGCTGCGGATGGTCCGGTGTTCGCCTTGGCGGCCCCCGCCGCCCGAACCGCCTCAAGCAGCGCCCGCCGGCTCTTCCTGTCAGGTATCGCCTTGACCGGAACCAGCCGAACCGCCGCATGGCCATGCCGGGTCAGGATGACTTCGTCGCCGGCCTCGGCGCGGCGCACCAATTCGGTCAACTGCCCTTTGGCATCGGTGACAGATACTTGCATTGGTCGTTCCCAAAGTGGACCAGGTG contains the following coding sequences:
- a CDS encoding type II toxin-antitoxin system Phd/YefM family antitoxin, yielding MQVSVTDAKGQLTELVRRAEAGDEVILTRHGHAAVRLVPVKAIPDRKSRRALLEAVRAAGAAKANTGPSAARSQDFLYGDDGLPG